From the Acidovorax carolinensis genome, one window contains:
- a CDS encoding PhaM family polyhydroxyalkanoate granule multifunctional regulatory protein gives MSDTSNFGFGKFVPGFDFLQSLAKGASSSIPQLPSLSNWVAPTLSVEELEKRIDELKAVQFWLEQNSRALTATVQALEVQKMTLATLKGMNFSMGDVANAFKLKAADTVKSSLDKAAESFAGRSAATAPATPAPAAAAPQPAEPAKPAAADGDQAPKAPEASVVDPMQWWGALTSQFQQIAANALKDAAKQTAAIDTTKTMATEAIKTATDMASQFAAKGMQAVQGAQRTAAGAAKTAAAKKPAAKKASTKSAAKPAAKKATVRRAPRKPAG, from the coding sequence ATGAGCGACACATCCAACTTCGGTTTCGGCAAATTCGTCCCCGGCTTTGACTTTCTGCAAAGCCTGGCCAAAGGGGCCTCCAGCAGCATTCCCCAGTTGCCGAGCCTGTCGAACTGGGTGGCGCCCACCCTCAGTGTCGAAGAGCTGGAAAAGCGCATCGACGAACTCAAGGCCGTGCAGTTCTGGCTGGAGCAGAACTCGCGCGCCCTGACCGCCACCGTTCAGGCGCTGGAGGTGCAGAAGATGACGCTGGCCACGCTCAAGGGCATGAACTTCAGCATGGGTGACGTGGCCAACGCTTTCAAGCTCAAGGCGGCCGACACCGTCAAGAGCAGCCTGGACAAGGCGGCTGAAAGCTTTGCCGGCCGGTCTGCGGCAACCGCACCAGCCACCCCCGCGCCGGCTGCCGCTGCGCCGCAACCCGCAGAACCGGCCAAGCCCGCGGCGGCCGACGGCGACCAGGCCCCCAAGGCGCCCGAAGCCAGCGTGGTGGACCCCATGCAATGGTGGGGCGCGCTGACCAGCCAGTTCCAGCAGATCGCGGCCAACGCGCTGAAAGACGCCGCCAAGCAGACCGCTGCCATCGACACCACCAAGACCATGGCCACCGAGGCCATCAAGACGGCTACCGACATGGCCAGCCAGTTTGCCGCCAAGGGCATGCAGGCGGTGCAGGGAGCTCAGCGCACCGCCGCCGGCGCGGCCAAGACAGCCGCTGCCAAAAAGCCTGCCGCCAAGAAGGCGTCCACCAAATCTGCGGCCAAGCCTGCCGCCAAGAAAGCCACGGTCCGCCGCGCACCGCGCAAGCCAGCAGGCTGA